A stretch of the uncultured Desulfobacter sp. genome encodes the following:
- the prmA gene encoding 50S ribosomal protein L11 methyltransferase, with amino-acid sequence MKFKKVIARFDADNIELAEEVICHIFFSFNLKGVICEVPIPEPDEGFGTQTLKQPEHNSIIGYLPDTDDSDIMISKIKERLAGLSDMAVRVDVLSERVDEKDWAHAWKDYFNVTRITDTIVVKPEWKDYTPVPGEIIIHIDPGMAFGTGTHPTTSMCLALLEEYVQPGKTLLDVGCGSGILMICAAKLGAGAMTGIDVDPAAVDITRQNLEKNGIALNSVTLGAKTLDQTPEAQYDLICANIIAQVIAPIMPDIAACLAPDANAILSGIIEERLPDIYAAMAAQNLECIKKITHEEWVALVVGHKK; translated from the coding sequence ATGAAATTCAAAAAAGTTATTGCCCGATTCGACGCAGACAATATCGAACTTGCCGAAGAAGTAATCTGCCATATTTTCTTTTCATTCAACCTGAAAGGCGTCATCTGTGAAGTCCCCATCCCTGAACCGGATGAGGGATTCGGCACCCAAACCCTGAAACAACCTGAGCATAACAGCATCATCGGCTATCTGCCGGATACGGATGATTCGGATATCATGATTTCCAAAATCAAGGAGCGCCTGGCAGGATTGTCTGATATGGCTGTCCGAGTGGATGTTTTATCAGAACGGGTAGATGAAAAAGACTGGGCCCATGCCTGGAAGGATTATTTCAACGTCACCCGGATTACGGACACCATTGTGGTGAAACCGGAATGGAAGGACTATACCCCGGTACCCGGAGAAATTATCATCCACATTGATCCGGGCATGGCATTCGGCACGGGTACCCACCCCACCACGTCCATGTGCCTGGCGCTTTTAGAAGAATATGTCCAGCCGGGCAAGACCCTGCTGGATGTGGGCTGCGGGTCGGGCATATTGATGATTTGCGCAGCAAAACTTGGGGCAGGCGCTATGACCGGCATTGATGTGGACCCTGCGGCCGTGGATATCACCCGGCAGAATTTAGAAAAAAACGGAATTGCCCTTAATAGCGTCACCCTTGGGGCGAAAACTTTGGATCAAACGCCAGAGGCCCAATATGACCTGATTTGCGCCAACATCATTGCCCAGGTGATCGCACCGATCATGCCGGATATTGCCGCGTGCCTGGCACCGGACGCAAATGCCATCCTTTCGGGCATCATCGAGGAGAGACTGCCGGACATTTATGCCGCCATGGCGGCCCAAAACCTTGAGTGCATCAAAAAAATCACCCACGAGGAGTGGGTGGCCCTGGTGGTGGGTCATAAAAAATGA
- a CDS encoding cache domain-containing protein, translating to MTEFETTDAAKVTKRGKRSGIRLFLSSLQIRYKFLISFALIFFLSMFLCNLFIYVYVRNNIEDRIESELTNTTAMIYDMVNTSVNVAIKNHLRAVAEKNLDILNALYQRSLAGDISPEDARKRAVEVILSQTIGTSGYLYCLDSQGDVTVHPRGGLIGINVAEHDFVRQMMTKKQGYLEYEWKNPEEKERRAKALYMAHFEPWDWIIAASAYRSEFIRLVNVQDFRQSILSLKFGQSGYAFVFDKNGRAIIHPVLQDVNIFQTPELPNQYLQDMMQRKKGRAVYFWKNPGETRPRKKLVMFNYIPEYQWIVASSSYLDELYLPLKTIRNVFLGISLLFFCIMLAVTFGLSRTITTPLRQLMARFSTATAGDYSTRMESRSKDEVGQLAGYFNRFMDQLETTHQELKDEIRVRRMAEQARNESRVRYYLLMEAAPDPIVNYDMKGRVIYINPAFARVFGWSLEECRGRKMDHFVPDACWPETKVMIHQVRVGQGIFNVETRRLTKDGRVVDVSISGASALDARGKLTGSIIILRDITRSKNLEKQVMQAGDRERMNIGQELHDDLCPHLIGISGLAAVIREDLKSRQDPAAELAGKMGLLMEDAVEKTRQLARGLCPVHLVSHGFQSALEEIADQFAYYPGIRFECRMDEGVDILDDSCAIHLYHIAREAVNNAVKHSNCDQIFIDLIEDAAAGLIHLTVTDNGSGIDPDHSGRGIGLQIMAYRAKIIEAQFNIETGPKGTQIIVIFSSSARLKIDKKENIPV from the coding sequence GTGACTGAGTTTGAAACAACAGATGCAGCAAAAGTGACTAAACGGGGCAAACGTTCCGGTATCCGGCTTTTTTTAAGCTCTCTTCAGATCCGGTATAAGTTTCTTATCAGTTTTGCGTTGATATTTTTTCTGTCCATGTTTCTGTGCAATTTGTTTATCTATGTTTATGTACGCAACAATATTGAAGACCGCATCGAAAGTGAGCTGACCAATACCACGGCTATGATTTATGATATGGTCAATACGTCCGTGAATGTGGCCATTAAAAATCATCTGCGGGCCGTGGCGGAAAAAAATCTGGATATACTCAACGCCTTGTACCAAAGATCTCTGGCCGGTGACATCTCCCCGGAGGATGCACGCAAAAGAGCGGTTGAAGTGATTTTAAGCCAGACCATCGGGACATCGGGCTATCTTTACTGCCTGGACAGCCAGGGGGATGTTACCGTACACCCGAGAGGCGGATTGATCGGCATCAATGTGGCGGAACACGATTTTGTCCGGCAGATGATGACAAAAAAACAAGGCTACCTGGAGTATGAATGGAAGAATCCCGAGGAAAAAGAACGTCGGGCCAAAGCCCTTTATATGGCCCATTTTGAACCCTGGGACTGGATCATCGCCGCCTCGGCCTATCGGTCAGAATTCATCAGACTTGTCAATGTTCAGGATTTCAGGCAGAGCATTCTTTCCTTAAAATTTGGGCAAAGCGGTTATGCCTTTGTGTTTGACAAAAACGGCCGGGCCATTATCCATCCTGTGCTGCAGGATGTGAATATTTTTCAGACCCCAGAATTGCCCAATCAATATCTCCAGGACATGATGCAGCGCAAAAAGGGCCGGGCGGTTTACTTCTGGAAAAACCCCGGAGAGACCCGGCCCCGCAAAAAACTTGTGATGTTCAATTACATTCCTGAATACCAGTGGATTGTGGCGTCGTCATCTTACCTGGATGAGCTTTACCTGCCTTTAAAAACCATCCGCAATGTGTTTTTAGGCATCTCCCTGCTGTTTTTCTGCATCATGCTGGCCGTCACTTTTGGCCTCAGCCGCACCATTACCACACCGCTTCGTCAGCTCATGGCCCGGTTCAGCACGGCCACGGCAGGCGATTACTCCACCCGGATGGAGAGTCGTTCAAAGGACGAGGTGGGACAGCTTGCCGGCTATTTTAACCGGTTCATGGATCAGCTTGAAACCACCCACCAGGAGTTAAAGGATGAAATCCGGGTGCGCAGAATGGCCGAACAGGCTAGAAACGAAAGCCGGGTGCGCTACTATCTGCTCATGGAAGCAGCACCCGACCCCATTGTCAATTATGATATGAAAGGCCGGGTGATTTATATTAATCCCGCCTTTGCCCGGGTTTTCGGTTGGTCTTTGGAAGAGTGCAGAGGCCGAAAAATGGACCATTTTGTCCCAGATGCCTGCTGGCCTGAAACAAAAGTGATGATCCATCAGGTTCGGGTGGGCCAAGGCATCTTTAATGTTGAAACCCGCAGACTGACAAAAGACGGCCGGGTGGTGGATGTCAGCATATCCGGGGCATCGGCCCTTGACGCCCGGGGAAAACTGACCGGCAGTATTATTATTTTAAGGGACATTACCCGGTCCAAAAATCTTGAAAAACAGGTGATGCAGGCCGGGGACCGGGAACGGATGAACATCGGCCAGGAGCTTCACGACGATCTTTGTCCCCATCTCATCGGCATTTCAGGGCTGGCCGCCGTGATCCGGGAGGATCTTAAATCCCGGCAGGACCCCGCCGCAGAGCTTGCCGGGAAAATGGGGCTTCTAATGGAAGACGCCGTGGAAAAGACCCGGCAGCTTGCCAGGGGCCTTTGCCCGGTCCATTTGGTCAGCCATGGATTTCAGTCAGCCCTGGAAGAAATTGCCGATCAGTTTGCCTATTACCCGGGCATCCGATTTGAGTGCCGCATGGATGAGGGCGTGGATATTTTGGACGATTCCTGCGCCATTCATCTTTATCACATTGCGCGGGAAGCGGTGAACAACGCGGTTAAACATTCGAACTGCGATCAGATATTTATTGATTTGATCGAGGATGCGGCCGCCGGTTTGATCCATTTGACGGTTACGGATAATGGTTCCGGCATTGATCCCGACCATTCCGGCAGGGGTATCGGTTTGCAGATCATGGCCTACCGGGCTAAAATTATTGAAGCGCAGTTTAATATCGAGACAGGGCCCAAGGGAACGCAAATTATAGTTATTTTCAGTTCGTCTGCCCGGCTGAAAATTGATAAAAAGGAGAATATCCCGGTATGA
- a CDS encoding response regulator transcription factor, whose translation MIQTRQKAHIVIVDDHPIFCLGMSELINREPDLTVVACPNTAEKARQIIEQDMPDLMIVDVSLAESNGIDLVAELRGKFPELPILVLSMYDDSMYAERALMAGARGYVMKQRAIDQVVEAVRQVLTGHIYASDKIKEKLLNRMISRKPSAVGFSLDTLTNRELEVFRLMGEGLDSKEIAARLKLSMKTVGTHRENIKEKLQLKHYTELVKAAVHWVYEMKK comes from the coding sequence ATGATTCAGACCCGACAAAAAGCCCACATTGTCATTGTGGATGACCACCCCATTTTCTGCCTGGGTATGAGTGAGCTGATCAACCGGGAACCGGATTTGACGGTGGTGGCATGTCCAAATACAGCGGAAAAGGCCCGGCAGATCATAGAACAGGATATGCCGGATTTGATGATTGTGGATGTTTCCCTGGCCGAAAGTAACGGCATTGACCTGGTGGCGGAACTGCGCGGCAAATTTCCGGAGCTGCCGATCCTGGTGTTGTCCATGTATGATGATTCCATGTATGCCGAACGGGCCTTGATGGCCGGTGCCAGGGGCTATGTGATGAAACAGCGGGCCATTGACCAGGTAGTGGAGGCGGTGCGCCAGGTGTTGACCGGGCACATTTATGCCAGTGATAAGATCAAGGAAAAATTGCTCAACCGGATGATCTCAAGAAAGCCGTCCGCTGTGGGGTTCAGTCTGGACACCCTGACCAATCGAGAACTCGAGGTGTTCCGTCTCATGGGCGAAGGGTTGGACTCAAAGGAGATCGCGGCAAGATTGAAACTGAGCATGAAAACCGTGGGCACCCACCGGGAAAATATCAAGGAAAAGCTTCAGCTCAAACATTACACGGAACTTGTCAAAGCTGCCGTGCACTGGGTCTATGAAATGAAAAAATAG